A DNA window from Scylla paramamosain isolate STU-SP2022 chromosome 10, ASM3559412v1, whole genome shotgun sequence contains the following coding sequences:
- the LOC135104306 gene encoding large ribosomal subunit protein bL35m-like: protein MLRSLCRLTAHSRVVTCALRPAVQATPLETFSALLRASATVSSQNLACQYSTGVRQTTHLSLKGVSGFQPANTKYGVMPILTNLAPLALPSAGATPSRSVVKWSWKKGKRKTVKPVLKRFKRLHWGTQGIWIRARAGARKRMWKKSPAQRRRCKTHVFCNATQSYMLDKMVTRYWRRMRFYPDDPYAPYMNRENFRLTNGYPKEFY, encoded by the exons ATGCTACGGTCGTTGTGCCGGCTTACGGCACACAGCAGGGTGGTCACTTGTGCCCTCAGACCTGCTGTTCAGGCCACTCCATTGGAGACATTTAGTGCACTTCTAAGAGCCAGTGCCACTGTGTCCAGCCAGAATTTGGCGTGTCAGTACAGCACTGGTGTGAGGCAGACAACTCACCTGTCACTGAAGGGCGTTTCTGG ATTCCAGCCAGCTAACACTAAATATGGAGTGATGCCAATCCTGACCAACTTGGCACCTCTTGCCCTGCCCTCTGCGGGTGCCACCCCCAGCCGCTCTGTGGTCAAGTGGTCATGGAAGAAGGGCAAGAGGAAGACTGTTAAGCCTGTTTTGAAGCGATTCAAGAGACTCCATTG GGGAACACAAGGCATTTGGATCAGGGCTCGAGCAGGTGCCAGAAAGAGAATGTGGAAGAAATCTCCTGCCCAGAGACGTCGGTGCAAGACGCATGTTTTCTGCAATGCAACACAATCCTATATGTTGGATAAAATG GTGACACGGTATTGGAGGAGAATGAGGTTCTATCCTGACGACCCTTATGCCCCCTACATGAATAGAGAAAACTTCAGGCTGACGAATGGTTACCCAAAGGAGTTTTACTAA